From the genome of Triticum aestivum cultivar Chinese Spring chromosome 3B, IWGSC CS RefSeq v2.1, whole genome shotgun sequence, one region includes:
- the LOC123068785 gene encoding protein RST1 isoform X2: MASASSGAAAFSRLVDRTRVPDPTLQRHAVAAFFRHLLTLSPPLPAAAHDGISSLLASPHAAVAAYASASLARLAVSRTDLLAPDEALPFLIASLSASPSPRLASCLVKAVAALVSCVLRSGPAGSRFPPHNHPFVQALASAADGARAELSRQAARMVAEGVDGVVGFLRPFVMFAVVRKGDAAFARDLIGALAAAATAAGKSGGAVPVLKLLGESLLHFGRGDGEEGRLWLSSVECLVDAYVILLRKLAHAQRPAYDAQASSVELLEILLSQCSLHHQLLGMSCAVLQLSKYLFSVQKDLGLCYLPEISGVLSSPSCILGVLEFESEQLAGLKFLAFLIEWRHENAVKTNEVVHHFSEELLCVLPVINLVISPSRSVKAVASHVLSRFSLLVLELPASCSSEKRDISMVHHISRPTFILPKLVHHLWSQSSSGFFFTKYAICKGLPESAANYSEANYWTDQINEYLSVLAREKLTLDGSSSKTMSSAPISSLVSSVVSVLVMHPKLGTSAARSLGNLGASDSKLGMPLLLVILFYCKIMYSNDNLSANSLLSLLESLPSLATHGFVLPLALQLISPMLKKDAKSTLYAIAVRLLCKIWIITDWAFPNLQGVLDPETFSSFTTDREVFTSIAASVRDVCKQNPDRGVDLILSVSSCIESRDSVVQALGLESLSYLCEADIVDFYTAWKVISKELKDYSIDPMVSNGLCILLRWGAMDAEAYSETSKNLIQTLWSIGTYKKNNAEADHLWIKARGTAFHSLSHYKISLIQDSIPDFWRRNYECFTNEHNLEVLKAMENFQVEIIKFEHINRRRVTTDKRTTVHKFEKLLDVLPQSVFKEKSAHHRLPGAALLTIKFSSEDILREGKSKGLSRVHAAYEQALMEMAESMFISRNIVVALLALHSWKSFVSHWMQAAVTLLDTKESSKLNKPLKAANDIFKILCKCVPVSNPRVAVNITLAIGALCLVVPPTAHLVITSASDFLLKWLLQYEHEHQQWSAAISLGFIFNCFHPTDKKSKLQVIDGLFEVISNADSYLVKGACGLGLGYASQGLLTRADSTSDSDLEATTQFNERASVKEVLHTLTASLVKLCPSSCHSLKKLSICGTFSMEGMEENYDSLDDDPWAIAGLVLGLGNSVVALYRLGAYEDVIEIKNILISWIPDVDSSSVLFDEVNSVSLCMGSCLALPSVIAFCQRVELLNDDLDALFNRYTSLATELLNLKKSGTVFQNLLMAICIGAGSLLSGILNDGVHAMKFADVKKFLDSLKYIYTHPYPPLVHLGGMFGAVNAFGAGAGDLTGIGWQSMNSQIKHEKESTLVRGPLLTSPVGETLSTSMVQEIFLLAKDAEDNHVRNYAAWAVSFLRSRWLLENQSLNDNDSSQRNSVDSSQSRSFSAESLVWNLSLWLRDLNFEKPGDVVPVNTIATVLKCLTKAPRVPAIDWGVIVRRCMKVEAQIPQKSTNHRDPTLLREECLYFSLAHADHISPLLQFLDDLTDLPRFRRLEMNVQSVLLQYLSHLMKLFSDSRSKKLYEDLAVYFCSHLSSHLDYSSEQRSMLRMSFWKGICKCLMEVVSEETDSFSYVKKCIECLLPLLNLCNDGQPEFVDEWSAAIKCLIVAQKSWPGDMLQVHSTTSLSEGEHVDAARKIIIRARLCFAGCISALELGNIKTTILSTTADGVWWNVLVEVAAAVYSADNGIKKQWLLDALDIGCVTAHPSTALRFVGLLCGSCCIYMPLLIVNPTNVLSDLPVTLPSFLSSSIWDDLRNSAADKLWLLTTRIYMWAEQLTRGEGLPCHDHIHRSEAENATFLANMLRSTCIAVEDHFTVDKQLKLANLEAL; encoded by the exons ATGGCCTCCGCCTCGTCCGGCGCCGCGGCCTTCTCCCGCCTCGTCGACCGCACCCGGGTCCCGGACCCCACGCTCCAGCGCCACGCCGTCGCGGCCTTCTTCCGCCATCTCCTCACGCTGTCCCCTCCTCTCCCCGCGGCCGCCCACGACGGCATCTCCTCCCTCCTCGCTTCCCCGCACGCCGCTGTCGCCGCCTACGCCTCCGCGTCCCTCGCCCGCCTCGCGGTCTCCCGCACCGACCTCCTCGCCCCCGACGAGGCCCTCCCGTTCCTCATCGCATCCCTCTCCGCTTCCCCGTCTCCCCGCCTGGCCTCATGCCTCGTCAAGGCCGTAGCCGCGCTCGTTTCCTGCGTCCTCCGCTCGGGCCCCGCTGGCTCACGCTTCCCGCCCCACAACCACCCCTTCGTCCAGGCTCTCGCGTCGGCTGCTGACGGCGCGCGCGCGGAGCTGTCGCGGCAGGCGGCCAGGATGGTCGCCGAGGGGGTCGACGGCGTGGTGGGGTTCCTGAGGCCGTTCGTGATGTTTGCCGTGGTGAGGAAGGGGGACGCCGCGTTCGCGAGGGATTTGATAGGCGCGCTTGCCGCAGCGGCCACTGCAGCGGGTAAATCGGGCGGGGCAGTCCCAGTGCTGAAATTGCTCGGCGAGAGCTTGCTGCATTTCGGCCGCGGGGATGGGGAG GAAGGGCGGCTCTGGCTTAGTTCTGTGGAGTGCTTGGTCGATGCGTACGTGATATTACTGAGGAAGTTAGCTCATGCTCAAAGG CCAGCCTATGATGCCCAAGCAAGTAGTGTGGAGTTGCTAGAAATACTTTTGTCGCAATGTTCACTTCATCACCAACTTCTGGGAATGTCTTGTGCAGTTCTTCAATTATCAAAATATTTGTTTTCGGTGCAAAAGGACCTTGGGTTATGCTATCTTCCTGAAATTTCTGGTGTTCTCAGTTCTCCTTCTTGCATTCTCGGTGTGCTGGAGTTTGAATCTGAGCAACTGGCTGGATTGAAATTTCTGGCCTTCTTGATTGAATGGAGACATGAAAATG CGGTCAAAACAAATGAAGTGGTACACCACTTTAGTGAGGAGCTTCTCTGTGTTCTGCCAGTTATCAACCTCGTTATTTCTCCATCGAGATCTGTTAAAGCAGTGGCATCCCATGTGCTGTCAAGATTtagcttgcttgttttggagttacCTGCTTCTTGTTCATCAGAGAAACGAGACATTTCAATGGTCCACCACATAAGCAGACCTACCTTTATCCTTCCTAAACTTGTACATCATCTATGGTCTCAG TCATCTTCAGGTTTCTTTTTTACGAAGTATGCAATTTGCAAGGGATTGCCGGAGTCAGCTGCAAACTATTCAGAAGCTAATTATTGGACAGACCAAATAAACGAGTATCTGTCAGTCCTTGCCAGAGAAAAGCTTACACTGGATGGCTCATCTTCAAAAACGATGTCATCAG CACCAATATCATCGCTTGTAAGCTCTGTAGTATCTGTTTTGGTAATGCACCCAAAACTTGGTACTTCTGCTGCTCGTTCCTTGGGTAATCTTGGTGCATCAGATTCGAAACTGGGAATGCCGCTGTTGCTAGTTATCCTCTTCTATTGCAAGATTATGTACAGCAATGATAACCTCTCAGCAAATAGCTTG CTCAGTTTGCTTGAGTCGTTGCCATCACTTGCTACACATGGTTTTGTGCTTCCACTTGCTCTGCAATTGATATCACCAATGCTTAAAAAGGATGCAAAATC GACTCTGTATGCTATTGCTGTTCGATTGCTTTGCAAGATATGGATTATCACAGATTGGGCATTTCCAAACTTACAA GGAGTTCTGGATCCTGAAACATTTTCCAGTTTCACTACTGATAGAGAAGTTTTCACAAGTATTGCTGCATCAGTGCGTGATGTTTGCAAGCAGAACCCAGATAGAGGTGTCGATCTCATATTATCTGTCTCG TCTTGTATTGAGAGCCGTGATTCTGTAGTTCAAGCTCTTGGCCTGGAGAGCCTCTCCTATCTCTGTGAGGCGGACATCGTGG ATTTTTATACTGCCTGGAAAGTTATATCAAAGGAGCTGAAAGATTATTCAATTGATCCCATGGTTTCAAATGG CTTATGCATTTTGTTGAGATGGGGAGCAATGGATGCTGAAGCATATTCTGAAACATCAAAGAACTTGATACAAACATTGTGGAGCATTGGTACATACAAGAAAAATAACGCCGAAGCTGATCATCTTTGGATTAAAGCAAGAGGAACTGCTTTTCATTCATTGTCCCACTACAAG ATCTCACTTATTCAAGATTCTATTCCTGATTTCTGGAGGAGAAACTATGAGTGCTTTACTAATGAACATAATCTGGAAGTTCTCAAAGCTATGGAGAACTTTCAAGTCGAGATTATCAAATTTGAGCACAT AAACCGCCGTAGAGTGACCACAGATAAAAGAACCACGGTGCACAAATTTGAGAAGTTATTGGATGTTCTCCCTCAGTCCGTGTTTAAAG AAAAATCCGCACACCATCGGTTGCCTGGTGCAGCTCTTTTAACCATCAAGTTTTCCTCAGAGGACATCCTTCGTGAAGGAAAATCTAAG GGTTTGTCTAGAGTACATGCTGCATATGAGCAGGCATTAATGGAGATGGCTGAATCTATGTTTATATCAAGAAACATTGTGGTAGCTCTTCTTGCTTTGCATTCATGGAAATCATTTGTCTCCCATTGGATGCAGGCAGCTGTAACTTTGCTTGACACTAAAGAATCTTCAAAGTTGAATAAACCTTTAAAAGCAGCTAACGATATTTTTAAG ATATTGTGCAAGTGCGTTCCTGTATCTAATCCTAGAGTTGCTGTTAACATTACTCTTGCAATTGGAGCGCTGTGCTTG GTAGTTCCTCCGACTGCCCATCTAGTAATCACATCTGCATCTGATTTTCTTTTGAAATGGTTACTGCAATATGAGCATGAGCACCAACAGTGGTCTGCAGCTATCTCTTTGGGATTTATATTCAATTGTTTTCACCCCACGGACAAAAAAAGCAAGCTTCAGGTTATTGATGGACTCTTTGAG GTTATCTCAAATGCTGATAGTTATCTTGTAAAAGGAGCTTGTGGACTGGGATTAGGTTATGCTTCCCAAGGTCTTCTAACCAGAGCAGATAGTACATCTGATTCAGACTTAGAAGCAACTACACAATTCAACGAACGTGCATCAGTTAAAGAAGTTCTTCACACTCTGACTGCTTCATTAGTTAAACTATGTCCATCCTCATGTCATTCTCTCAAGAAACTAAGTATTTGTGGAACATTCTCCATGGAAGGAATGGAAGAAAATTATGACAGCTTAGATGATGATCCTTGGGCTATTGCGGGACTTGTTCTTGGTCTGGGAAACTCTGTTGTTGCTCTGTATAGGCTTGGAGCTTATGAAGACGTTATTGAAATCAAGAACATATTGATATCATGGATACCAGATGTTGATTCAAGCTCTGTGCTATTTGATGAAGTAAATTCAGTATCCCTGTGTATGGGCTCTTGCCTTGCTCTGCCATCTGTGATAGCATTTTGCCAGAGAGTGGAGTTACTGAATGATGATTTGGATGCTCTGTTCAATCGCTACACTTCTTTAGCTACTGAACTCCTGAACCTCAAGAAATCTGGAACTGTCTTTCAGAATTTATTGATGGCTATCTGTATCGGTGCTGGATCTTTGCTGTCTGGCATATTGAATGATGGGGTGCATGCCATGAAATTTGCTGATGTTAAGAAGTTTCTTGACAGTCTTAAATATATATACACCCATCCTTATCCTCCTCTTGTCCATTTGGGAGGCATGTTTGGTGCTGTCAATGCTTTTGGTGCAGGTGCTGGAGACCTCACTGGGATTGGTTGGCAATCAATGAATTCACAGATAAAGCATGAGAAG GAGTCAACTTTGGTGCGAGGTCCTCTACTTACAAGTCCTGTTGGCGAGACTCTTTCAACGTCAATGGTTCAGGAAATATTTCTTCTTGCCAAGGACGCAGAGGATAATCACGTACGGAATTATGCTGCATGGGCTGTATCATTTCTTAGAAGTAGGTGGTTATTAGAGAACCAAAGTCTTAATGATAATGATTCTTCTCAAAGAAATTCCGTTGATTCCAGTCAATCAAGAAGTTTTTCTGCTGAAAGCTTAGTGTGGAACTTAAGTCTCTGGCTGAGGGATCTTAACTTTGAAAAG CCTGGTGATGTAGTGCCAGTAAATACAATTGCAACAGTTTTGAAATGCCTTACTAAAGCTCCTAGAGTGCCAGCTATAGACTGGGGGGTTATAGTACGGCGGTGCATGAAAGTTGAGGCACAAATTCCTCAGAAGTCAACCAATCATCGAGATCCTACATTATTAAGGGAAGAATGCTTATATTTTTCTCTAGCTCATGCCGATCATATCAGTCCCCTTCTACAGTTTTTGGATGATCTGacagatttacccaggttcaggagaTTAGAAATGAACGTGCAGTCTGTTTTGCTCCAATATTTGTCACACCTAATGAAGCTCTTCTCTGATTCAAGATCTAAGAAACTGTACGAGGATTTAGCTGTGTACTTCTGTTCCCACTTATCTTCACACTTGGATTACTCTTCTGAGCAGAGAAGCATGTTAAGAATGTCCTTCTGGAAAGGCATCTGTAAGTGCCTGATGGAGGTGGTCTCTGAAGAGACCGACAGTTTCTCTTATGTTAAAAAATGCATCGAATGCTTGTTACCTCTGTTGAATCTCTGTAATGATGGTCAACCTGAATTCGTGGACGAATGGTCTGCTGCTATCAAGTGTCTCATTGTTGCTCAGAAAAGTTGGCCGGGTGATATGCTACAG GTGCACAGTACCACATCCTTAAGTGAAGGAGAACATGTTGATGCGGCAAGGAAGATTATCATCAGGGCAAGGTTGTGTTTTGCTGGTTGCATTTCTGCACTTGAGCTGGGGAACATAAAGACTACCATACTGAGTACAACAGCTGATG GCGTCTGGTGGAACGTTCTTGTTGAGGTTGCAGCAGCTGTATACTCTGCTGACAATGGTATAAAGAAGCAGTGGCTTTTGGATGCATTAGACATTGGTTGTGTTACAGCTCATCCCTCCACG GCACTGCGTTTTGTTGGCCTGCTATGTGGTAGCTGTTGTATCTATATGCCACTTCTCATTGTTAATCCAACAAACGTACTGAGTGATTTGCCCGTCACGCTGCCTTCCTTTCTCTCCAGCAGCATTTGGGATGACCTTAGAAACTCTGCCGCCGATAAGTTATGGTTGTTGACCACTCGCATCTACATGTGGGCAGAACAATTGACTCGTGGAGAGGGCCTTCCTTGCCATGATCATATTCATCGAAGTGAAGCTGAGAATGCAACTTTTCTTGCGAACATGCTGCGCTCTACATGCATCGCAGTGGAAGATCACTTCACTGTAGATAAACAGCTAAAGCTTGCAAACCTGGAGGCATTATGA
- the LOC123068785 gene encoding protein RST1 isoform X1 yields MASASSGAAAFSRLVDRTRVPDPTLQRHAVAAFFRHLLTLSPPLPAAAHDGISSLLASPHAAVAAYASASLARLAVSRTDLLAPDEALPFLIASLSASPSPRLASCLVKAVAALVSCVLRSGPAGSRFPPHNHPFVQALASAADGARAELSRQAARMVAEGVDGVVGFLRPFVMFAVVRKGDAAFARDLIGALAAAATAAGKSGGAVPVLKLLGESLLHFGRGDGEEGRLWLSSVECLVDAYVILLRKLAHAQRPAYDAQASSVELLEILLSQCSLHHQLLGMSCAVLQLSKYLFSVQKDLGLCYLPEISGVLSSPSCILGVLEFESEQLAGLKFLAFLIEWRHENAVKTNEVVHHFSEELLCVLPVINLVISPSRSVKAVASHVLSRFSLLVLELPASCSSEKRDISMVHHISRPTFILPKLVHHLWSQLQSSSGFFFTKYAICKGLPESAANYSEANYWTDQINEYLSVLAREKLTLDGSSSKTMSSAPISSLVSSVVSVLVMHPKLGTSAARSLGNLGASDSKLGMPLLLVILFYCKIMYSNDNLSANSLLSLLESLPSLATHGFVLPLALQLISPMLKKDAKSTLYAIAVRLLCKIWIITDWAFPNLQGVLDPETFSSFTTDREVFTSIAASVRDVCKQNPDRGVDLILSVSSCIESRDSVVQALGLESLSYLCEADIVDFYTAWKVISKELKDYSIDPMVSNGLCILLRWGAMDAEAYSETSKNLIQTLWSIGTYKKNNAEADHLWIKARGTAFHSLSHYKISLIQDSIPDFWRRNYECFTNEHNLEVLKAMENFQVEIIKFEHINRRRVTTDKRTTVHKFEKLLDVLPQSVFKEKSAHHRLPGAALLTIKFSSEDILREGKSKGLSRVHAAYEQALMEMAESMFISRNIVVALLALHSWKSFVSHWMQAAVTLLDTKESSKLNKPLKAANDIFKILCKCVPVSNPRVAVNITLAIGALCLVVPPTAHLVITSASDFLLKWLLQYEHEHQQWSAAISLGFIFNCFHPTDKKSKLQVIDGLFEVISNADSYLVKGACGLGLGYASQGLLTRADSTSDSDLEATTQFNERASVKEVLHTLTASLVKLCPSSCHSLKKLSICGTFSMEGMEENYDSLDDDPWAIAGLVLGLGNSVVALYRLGAYEDVIEIKNILISWIPDVDSSSVLFDEVNSVSLCMGSCLALPSVIAFCQRVELLNDDLDALFNRYTSLATELLNLKKSGTVFQNLLMAICIGAGSLLSGILNDGVHAMKFADVKKFLDSLKYIYTHPYPPLVHLGGMFGAVNAFGAGAGDLTGIGWQSMNSQIKHEKESTLVRGPLLTSPVGETLSTSMVQEIFLLAKDAEDNHVRNYAAWAVSFLRSRWLLENQSLNDNDSSQRNSVDSSQSRSFSAESLVWNLSLWLRDLNFEKPGDVVPVNTIATVLKCLTKAPRVPAIDWGVIVRRCMKVEAQIPQKSTNHRDPTLLREECLYFSLAHADHISPLLQFLDDLTDLPRFRRLEMNVQSVLLQYLSHLMKLFSDSRSKKLYEDLAVYFCSHLSSHLDYSSEQRSMLRMSFWKGICKCLMEVVSEETDSFSYVKKCIECLLPLLNLCNDGQPEFVDEWSAAIKCLIVAQKSWPGDMLQVHSTTSLSEGEHVDAARKIIIRARLCFAGCISALELGNIKTTILSTTADGVWWNVLVEVAAAVYSADNGIKKQWLLDALDIGCVTAHPSTALRFVGLLCGSCCIYMPLLIVNPTNVLSDLPVTLPSFLSSSIWDDLRNSAADKLWLLTTRIYMWAEQLTRGEGLPCHDHIHRSEAENATFLANMLRSTCIAVEDHFTVDKQLKLANLEAL; encoded by the exons ATGGCCTCCGCCTCGTCCGGCGCCGCGGCCTTCTCCCGCCTCGTCGACCGCACCCGGGTCCCGGACCCCACGCTCCAGCGCCACGCCGTCGCGGCCTTCTTCCGCCATCTCCTCACGCTGTCCCCTCCTCTCCCCGCGGCCGCCCACGACGGCATCTCCTCCCTCCTCGCTTCCCCGCACGCCGCTGTCGCCGCCTACGCCTCCGCGTCCCTCGCCCGCCTCGCGGTCTCCCGCACCGACCTCCTCGCCCCCGACGAGGCCCTCCCGTTCCTCATCGCATCCCTCTCCGCTTCCCCGTCTCCCCGCCTGGCCTCATGCCTCGTCAAGGCCGTAGCCGCGCTCGTTTCCTGCGTCCTCCGCTCGGGCCCCGCTGGCTCACGCTTCCCGCCCCACAACCACCCCTTCGTCCAGGCTCTCGCGTCGGCTGCTGACGGCGCGCGCGCGGAGCTGTCGCGGCAGGCGGCCAGGATGGTCGCCGAGGGGGTCGACGGCGTGGTGGGGTTCCTGAGGCCGTTCGTGATGTTTGCCGTGGTGAGGAAGGGGGACGCCGCGTTCGCGAGGGATTTGATAGGCGCGCTTGCCGCAGCGGCCACTGCAGCGGGTAAATCGGGCGGGGCAGTCCCAGTGCTGAAATTGCTCGGCGAGAGCTTGCTGCATTTCGGCCGCGGGGATGGGGAG GAAGGGCGGCTCTGGCTTAGTTCTGTGGAGTGCTTGGTCGATGCGTACGTGATATTACTGAGGAAGTTAGCTCATGCTCAAAGG CCAGCCTATGATGCCCAAGCAAGTAGTGTGGAGTTGCTAGAAATACTTTTGTCGCAATGTTCACTTCATCACCAACTTCTGGGAATGTCTTGTGCAGTTCTTCAATTATCAAAATATTTGTTTTCGGTGCAAAAGGACCTTGGGTTATGCTATCTTCCTGAAATTTCTGGTGTTCTCAGTTCTCCTTCTTGCATTCTCGGTGTGCTGGAGTTTGAATCTGAGCAACTGGCTGGATTGAAATTTCTGGCCTTCTTGATTGAATGGAGACATGAAAATG CGGTCAAAACAAATGAAGTGGTACACCACTTTAGTGAGGAGCTTCTCTGTGTTCTGCCAGTTATCAACCTCGTTATTTCTCCATCGAGATCTGTTAAAGCAGTGGCATCCCATGTGCTGTCAAGATTtagcttgcttgttttggagttacCTGCTTCTTGTTCATCAGAGAAACGAGACATTTCAATGGTCCACCACATAAGCAGACCTACCTTTATCCTTCCTAAACTTGTACATCATCTATGGTCTCAG TTGCAGTCATCTTCAGGTTTCTTTTTTACGAAGTATGCAATTTGCAAGGGATTGCCGGAGTCAGCTGCAAACTATTCAGAAGCTAATTATTGGACAGACCAAATAAACGAGTATCTGTCAGTCCTTGCCAGAGAAAAGCTTACACTGGATGGCTCATCTTCAAAAACGATGTCATCAG CACCAATATCATCGCTTGTAAGCTCTGTAGTATCTGTTTTGGTAATGCACCCAAAACTTGGTACTTCTGCTGCTCGTTCCTTGGGTAATCTTGGTGCATCAGATTCGAAACTGGGAATGCCGCTGTTGCTAGTTATCCTCTTCTATTGCAAGATTATGTACAGCAATGATAACCTCTCAGCAAATAGCTTG CTCAGTTTGCTTGAGTCGTTGCCATCACTTGCTACACATGGTTTTGTGCTTCCACTTGCTCTGCAATTGATATCACCAATGCTTAAAAAGGATGCAAAATC GACTCTGTATGCTATTGCTGTTCGATTGCTTTGCAAGATATGGATTATCACAGATTGGGCATTTCCAAACTTACAA GGAGTTCTGGATCCTGAAACATTTTCCAGTTTCACTACTGATAGAGAAGTTTTCACAAGTATTGCTGCATCAGTGCGTGATGTTTGCAAGCAGAACCCAGATAGAGGTGTCGATCTCATATTATCTGTCTCG TCTTGTATTGAGAGCCGTGATTCTGTAGTTCAAGCTCTTGGCCTGGAGAGCCTCTCCTATCTCTGTGAGGCGGACATCGTGG ATTTTTATACTGCCTGGAAAGTTATATCAAAGGAGCTGAAAGATTATTCAATTGATCCCATGGTTTCAAATGG CTTATGCATTTTGTTGAGATGGGGAGCAATGGATGCTGAAGCATATTCTGAAACATCAAAGAACTTGATACAAACATTGTGGAGCATTGGTACATACAAGAAAAATAACGCCGAAGCTGATCATCTTTGGATTAAAGCAAGAGGAACTGCTTTTCATTCATTGTCCCACTACAAG ATCTCACTTATTCAAGATTCTATTCCTGATTTCTGGAGGAGAAACTATGAGTGCTTTACTAATGAACATAATCTGGAAGTTCTCAAAGCTATGGAGAACTTTCAAGTCGAGATTATCAAATTTGAGCACAT AAACCGCCGTAGAGTGACCACAGATAAAAGAACCACGGTGCACAAATTTGAGAAGTTATTGGATGTTCTCCCTCAGTCCGTGTTTAAAG AAAAATCCGCACACCATCGGTTGCCTGGTGCAGCTCTTTTAACCATCAAGTTTTCCTCAGAGGACATCCTTCGTGAAGGAAAATCTAAG GGTTTGTCTAGAGTACATGCTGCATATGAGCAGGCATTAATGGAGATGGCTGAATCTATGTTTATATCAAGAAACATTGTGGTAGCTCTTCTTGCTTTGCATTCATGGAAATCATTTGTCTCCCATTGGATGCAGGCAGCTGTAACTTTGCTTGACACTAAAGAATCTTCAAAGTTGAATAAACCTTTAAAAGCAGCTAACGATATTTTTAAG ATATTGTGCAAGTGCGTTCCTGTATCTAATCCTAGAGTTGCTGTTAACATTACTCTTGCAATTGGAGCGCTGTGCTTG GTAGTTCCTCCGACTGCCCATCTAGTAATCACATCTGCATCTGATTTTCTTTTGAAATGGTTACTGCAATATGAGCATGAGCACCAACAGTGGTCTGCAGCTATCTCTTTGGGATTTATATTCAATTGTTTTCACCCCACGGACAAAAAAAGCAAGCTTCAGGTTATTGATGGACTCTTTGAG GTTATCTCAAATGCTGATAGTTATCTTGTAAAAGGAGCTTGTGGACTGGGATTAGGTTATGCTTCCCAAGGTCTTCTAACCAGAGCAGATAGTACATCTGATTCAGACTTAGAAGCAACTACACAATTCAACGAACGTGCATCAGTTAAAGAAGTTCTTCACACTCTGACTGCTTCATTAGTTAAACTATGTCCATCCTCATGTCATTCTCTCAAGAAACTAAGTATTTGTGGAACATTCTCCATGGAAGGAATGGAAGAAAATTATGACAGCTTAGATGATGATCCTTGGGCTATTGCGGGACTTGTTCTTGGTCTGGGAAACTCTGTTGTTGCTCTGTATAGGCTTGGAGCTTATGAAGACGTTATTGAAATCAAGAACATATTGATATCATGGATACCAGATGTTGATTCAAGCTCTGTGCTATTTGATGAAGTAAATTCAGTATCCCTGTGTATGGGCTCTTGCCTTGCTCTGCCATCTGTGATAGCATTTTGCCAGAGAGTGGAGTTACTGAATGATGATTTGGATGCTCTGTTCAATCGCTACACTTCTTTAGCTACTGAACTCCTGAACCTCAAGAAATCTGGAACTGTCTTTCAGAATTTATTGATGGCTATCTGTATCGGTGCTGGATCTTTGCTGTCTGGCATATTGAATGATGGGGTGCATGCCATGAAATTTGCTGATGTTAAGAAGTTTCTTGACAGTCTTAAATATATATACACCCATCCTTATCCTCCTCTTGTCCATTTGGGAGGCATGTTTGGTGCTGTCAATGCTTTTGGTGCAGGTGCTGGAGACCTCACTGGGATTGGTTGGCAATCAATGAATTCACAGATAAAGCATGAGAAG GAGTCAACTTTGGTGCGAGGTCCTCTACTTACAAGTCCTGTTGGCGAGACTCTTTCAACGTCAATGGTTCAGGAAATATTTCTTCTTGCCAAGGACGCAGAGGATAATCACGTACGGAATTATGCTGCATGGGCTGTATCATTTCTTAGAAGTAGGTGGTTATTAGAGAACCAAAGTCTTAATGATAATGATTCTTCTCAAAGAAATTCCGTTGATTCCAGTCAATCAAGAAGTTTTTCTGCTGAAAGCTTAGTGTGGAACTTAAGTCTCTGGCTGAGGGATCTTAACTTTGAAAAG CCTGGTGATGTAGTGCCAGTAAATACAATTGCAACAGTTTTGAAATGCCTTACTAAAGCTCCTAGAGTGCCAGCTATAGACTGGGGGGTTATAGTACGGCGGTGCATGAAAGTTGAGGCACAAATTCCTCAGAAGTCAACCAATCATCGAGATCCTACATTATTAAGGGAAGAATGCTTATATTTTTCTCTAGCTCATGCCGATCATATCAGTCCCCTTCTACAGTTTTTGGATGATCTGacagatttacccaggttcaggagaTTAGAAATGAACGTGCAGTCTGTTTTGCTCCAATATTTGTCACACCTAATGAAGCTCTTCTCTGATTCAAGATCTAAGAAACTGTACGAGGATTTAGCTGTGTACTTCTGTTCCCACTTATCTTCACACTTGGATTACTCTTCTGAGCAGAGAAGCATGTTAAGAATGTCCTTCTGGAAAGGCATCTGTAAGTGCCTGATGGAGGTGGTCTCTGAAGAGACCGACAGTTTCTCTTATGTTAAAAAATGCATCGAATGCTTGTTACCTCTGTTGAATCTCTGTAATGATGGTCAACCTGAATTCGTGGACGAATGGTCTGCTGCTATCAAGTGTCTCATTGTTGCTCAGAAAAGTTGGCCGGGTGATATGCTACAG GTGCACAGTACCACATCCTTAAGTGAAGGAGAACATGTTGATGCGGCAAGGAAGATTATCATCAGGGCAAGGTTGTGTTTTGCTGGTTGCATTTCTGCACTTGAGCTGGGGAACATAAAGACTACCATACTGAGTACAACAGCTGATG GCGTCTGGTGGAACGTTCTTGTTGAGGTTGCAGCAGCTGTATACTCTGCTGACAATGGTATAAAGAAGCAGTGGCTTTTGGATGCATTAGACATTGGTTGTGTTACAGCTCATCCCTCCACG GCACTGCGTTTTGTTGGCCTGCTATGTGGTAGCTGTTGTATCTATATGCCACTTCTCATTGTTAATCCAACAAACGTACTGAGTGATTTGCCCGTCACGCTGCCTTCCTTTCTCTCCAGCAGCATTTGGGATGACCTTAGAAACTCTGCCGCCGATAAGTTATGGTTGTTGACCACTCGCATCTACATGTGGGCAGAACAATTGACTCGTGGAGAGGGCCTTCCTTGCCATGATCATATTCATCGAAGTGAAGCTGAGAATGCAACTTTTCTTGCGAACATGCTGCGCTCTACATGCATCGCAGTGGAAGATCACTTCACTGTAGATAAACAGCTAAAGCTTGCAAACCTGGAGGCATTATGA